The Musa acuminata AAA Group cultivar baxijiao chromosome BXJ2-5, Cavendish_Baxijiao_AAA, whole genome shotgun sequence genomic interval GCTTCATCCCGTCTTCGATGGCTACTATGGTTATCCCGTCGTCGACTAACCAGTAACGAAACATAGATACAAGGGAGAAGAAGCAGGGAAGAGCTGGCAGAGGAAGGGAGGCCGGTCGGCTTTGCTCTTAGCTTTCTTGTGGCTCCACACCTTGTGTTCTGCTCCCTTCTTCCTCTGTGTCTCTTAGCTTCCCCTGCCCCCATTTAATTATGACCAGCCGAGTCTCCCCTTCCCCTATTTAAAGACGACCAACCGAGTTGACCTACCCAGGAATGAGACAGCCACGTAGTTTAAAGAAGAAACTGAAATGCGAATGGTCAAATGAGAGAGAATGTGTGAGATAcacatacagagagagagagagagagagagagagagagagagagagagagagtaaacgtGTTTTTAACATAGAGATGTCGGCATCAGCTCGGAGTAATTATTCATTTAAAACCTGAGATATAAGGCGAAATTTGTGGAACGGAGATATATTATGTGTTACTGTGTTTATAACGCCCGACAAGAATAGACGGGTTGTGCGCGTACCGGTATTAAACAGCTGATCGATACCCAAACCGGAATTTGGACAGTTTCGTGCACCGGATAAAGACGGATCAGGATTCACTGTCGGGAAGCCAACACCTATTCCACACTTGTCCAATCACATAAATGGGGCCCATCCTTGACGGGAGGCCTGCTCGCCTCGGGGTTTGGGAGTGATGGACTCTGGTCGGGTCGAAATAGCAGTGTCAGACGGATCAGCATCCCCTGACGTAGAGTGCAAAGAATGTGACGCGTGATTCGCGTCCATCGTGCTCGAGATTCGTGCGTACACCGGGATGTGTCTGTGGCTCTATCGGAGAGAGGTCAGTTTCGAGTAAATCCTCATTAAATTGTTAAGAAAAGAAACGCCATCCCGTGAATGGGTGATGGAAATCTCGCCGTCCACAGATGATGCACGCATCTGGAAGACGTCGATCAAGTGCGTCTTCTtccggtgtatatatatatatatatatttaaataattaattaatcgtTACCTTCGGCCGATCCATCTCCTCCTAGGGTTCCTGAGCCCTTCCCATTTCTTGATTCCGTCATGGCTTCGATGATCGTCGGCGACTTCGTATGATTCTTGGGGTTGGCACGGATCCCTACTGGTGACTCTTCTCCAAAACTGTTGGGTTTGATTGCGCAGCGATGGGTCGGAAGAAGACGGTCACCATCGACGACGATGAGTACTCCTTCCCGGAGGATCCGCAGCAGCCGCCGACGACTACGCAGGAACCAGAGATGGAGACACGCGCCGCCTCCAGCTCCAAGAAGAGCAAGAAGGGCGACAAGAACCAGCGCagcgccgccgccgtcgccgatAATGAGCCCCCGGTCGAGGATCCGGAGAAGCCCTCGTCCGCCGGCGCAGCCGATCCTTCGCAGGAGGATAACGATGATGCCGTGCCTCTCGTCTTCTCCGGTAAGAAGAAATCCTCTAAATCTAAAAAGAGTAACGCTGGTAAGAGTGGGTACGCGGCTCGTAATACCTTTGGGGACGACGTCGATGACGAGGAGCCCGAGCCAAAACCGAGATCTGAGGTGAAACCTGAAATGGATAACCATGTGGAGGATGAGTTTGATGAAAGTAGGGGTCTAAATGGGGATAcggattcaagaaagcaacagaaaaagaagaagaagaaaggcggGCGAACGacgctggaggaggaggaggacttggATAAGCTCCTCGCTGAGATCGGGGAAGCCCCCGCACTGGCTTCGGCCCAGGCGTTGCCTCCTCCTACACCAGTAGAAGAAGAAGCCGAGGCAGATGAGATCAAGGACACCGATTTGGAACCAAACAGGCAAGCAAATGGCACCGAGGAAGCTGCCTCAAAGAAGcagcagaagaaaaagaagaagaagagtggaaGAACTGCCCAGGAGGAGGAAGATTTGGATAAGATTCTTGCGGACCTTGGGGAGGGTCCGTCACCTCCTGTAGAAACTGCTGCAGCTCCATTGCAGCCTGCTGCGATTGTGGAGCAATCAGCTCCACTCCCAGGGGAACAGCCAGGGGCAGAGAGTAAGGATGGGGACGCAGAGGGTGAATCAGCAGCtgccaagaagaagaaaaagaagaaagagaaggagaaagagaagaaggctgcagctgctgcggctgcagctgctcCAGCTGTTGTTGAGGTTAAGCAAGAGAAGAAGGAGGATGTAAAGGGTAAAATTCCAGACAAGAAGTTGCCTAAGCATGTGAGAGAGATGCAGGAGGCACTGGCGAGGAGGAAAGAGgcagaagagaggaagaaaagggaagaggaggagaggctgaggaaggaagaggaagagaggaagCGGTTGGAGGAGCTGGAGAGGCTTGCGGAGGAGgcaaagaggagaaagaaggaaagagaaaAGGAGAAGCTGCTGAAGAAAAAACAGGAGGGTAAACTTTTAACGGCTAAACAAAAGGATGAGCAGAGGAGGTTAGAAGCAATGAGAAAACAATTTCTTGCTCAGAGTGAGGTTCCAGTAGGTGATGCTGGTAAGGAGATAAAGAAGAGGCCCAAGTATGAGGCAAGGAAGTCTAAGCCAGCTCAATCTAAGGTTGTAGAAACAGAGAAGGTGCCAGAGAATGAGCAAGCTGTTGATGAACCTGGTACTGAGCAAGCTGGGGAAGATGTTACAGTTGAAGAGGAATCCCATTCTCAGATTGGAGATGACGAAGACAATGTTGAAGTAAATCAGGAATTAAAAGATGTCAAAGCCATGGATGAGGATGAAGATGATGAAGAATGGGATGCGAAGAGCTGGGATGATCTTGATGTGACATTGCCTGCTACAAGCCCATTTGCTGAGGAGGATCAGGACATCAAGGCAAAACCTGTGGTCAAAAGAACTACCGAACGTTCAGTATCTGCTCCCGTGGAACCTCAAGTGAATTCTTCAGCACCTGCAAATCCTGCTGTCAAAAAGGTCGTGGCTCCTCGAACATCTTGGAACGCAGATAACAAAGAGGTTGAGCATGAAAGTGAACCTGTCACAAATATGAGGAGGGGAAAAGCAGCTATTATTAAAGAAGAGGCAACTGCTGTGGAGGACAAATCAAAAAAGAGTGGTCCTGATCTCCGTTCACCAATTTGTTGCATTCTTGGTCATGTGGATACTGGAAAGactaaattgctagattgcattcgACGCACTAATGTACAGGAGGGAGAAGCTGGCGGTATTACCCAGCAGATTGGGGCTACCTATTTTCCAACTGAAAACATAAGGGAGAGAACAAGAGAGCTAAAAGCTGATGCAACACTGAAGGTTCCAGGTTTACTTGTAATTGATACCCCCGGGCACGAGTCTTTCACCAATCTACGGTCTAGAGGTTCAAGCCTTTGTGACATCGCTATACTGGTCGTGGACATCATGCAtggacttgagcaacaaactattgAATCTCTCAACCTTTTAAAAAATAGGAACGCAGAGTTCATTGTTGCATTGAATAAGGTAGATGATTACATTACATATAGGATTCCTTTTTCTGCGCTAATAGATAtgttttttgtgatttatttatAAACATGATGTTCCAATTATCAAGGTGGATCGACTCTATGGTTGGAAATCCAGTCCAAATGCACCCATAGTGAAGGCACTCAAACAACAATCTAATGATGTGAAGAACGAGTTTAATATGAGACTTACTCAGGTTAATGCATTTGGAATTGTCATGGGATGTATTTTCATTAAAATTTAGTTTGAAGACTCAAGTCTTTTCTTTTCCCTACATCCTTTTTAACAGATCATAACACAGTTCAAAGAGCAGGGTTTGAACACAGCTCTTTACTACAAAAACAAAGAAATGGGAGAAACATTTAATATTGTTCCCACAAGTGCTATCAGGTAATATCTACATTGTATTAGGAAGCTTTTATATgcatgttttgtggatttttaatGGCAAATTTTgtggtatttgtatatatattattaGTGGCGAAGGAATACCAGATCTTCTCTTATTGTTGGTACAATGGGCTCAGAAAACAATGGAAGAAAAGCTTACCTATATCGATGAAGTCCAGGTTTGTTTCTGAGTGCTTATTCTGCCCTGTCTTCGAATTGGTTCAGAGTTGTGATTTAATATATCCTTGATGCATGTGCACTCACTGTAACCAGTATTATATCTTCTAGCTGTATAAATCTAACATTTGCGTTTCACATATTTTATTATGCTATTCATTTGCCTTTGTTCTATAAAGCATTCCATTTCTATGTGAGTAGATAGTCTTAGTACTTCTACTTCAGATAAGATATGAAAAAGTTTGATTGTCTTATCCTTGTACTCAATATGTATTTCAGTGTACTGTGTTGGAAGTTAAAGTGATCGAAGGTTTAGGAACTACCATTGATGTCGTACTGGTGAATGGTGTCCTTCATGAGGGTGACCAAATAGTTGTTTGTGGAATGCAGGTATAGATGTTTAATCTCTTATCTGTACTTTGGCTTTTCCTTTTATGTATTTGTTTCTAATTGTAGTGAAGTTTCTATTTAGGGGCCCATTGTGACCAATATCAGAGCTTTATTGACTCCCCACCCTATGAAGGAGCTCCGAGTAAAGGTGAGTATGCCACTTGATTATTGCATCCTTCTATAGTTTAGAGTATTGGCTTAAAGGATCTTTGATGGAGAGTTTAATAATACTCTGTTTCTTTGAGCTTATCATCTAGTTTATTTCTGTGTGTTTCTTTGGAATAATGTGAGTGCCACTTCTGGTTTTGCAATTGCAAGTCAGAAGATGCTGCACTCTTTAGCACCATTTGGTTGAACTCTCTTATGTATCAAAAGTTTTACAGCCAGGACTTTAGATTTGGATCTTCTTTCCATGTTCAGGTGTAGTATTCTCGGAAATTGCTCTATATgtgtattagacttgctaaatGGTCTAGCTAAGAGTCTAATGTAATGACGATGTTTCTATAACCAATTTAAGAAAATTAAGTTCATGATAAATAGatctaaattaataattaattgtCAGCATTCAACACCTCTCATGATTGTAGATCTAAATTAAGCTTTGTAACCTAGTGGATACTAGGTAGGTAGTTTCTTTTTTTAACGAGGTAGTAACTTTTTTCTACTGGGTGGTACCTTATTGATGCATAGTTATCACTGCCAAATTTATTTGGGTTAGCTTTATAGGAAACAAAAGACTATAATTTTTGGGCTAATTTCTTTGCACTagtctgttttttttttgttgataaatATCGACCCTTAACATACAGATGAAATCTTTGAGTAGTTTTCCTAATATGAATATCTTCCTTTTTCCTTGGCTATATTACATAATCTCAGAAGATGTTAGGATTATCTGTAAAGCAGATTCTATGTGAAACAGTGAAAGTATGGTAGGTATTTCATCGTCATGTAGTACAAATTGGAGGATACAAATCTTGTCAAGGTGCTACAAGTAACATCAATCATTTAGAGATGCTTTTGAAGGCTAGCTGTATTTTGctttctttgtgtgtgtgtgtatctgtTCTCTCCTTTTCAGTCTCCTTTGACAACAATGCTCCTATTATTCTTATTTGGTAGGTTTGTTAAGTACCTCTATCCTTGTCCAAATGTCCCCATGCCTTTTGCAACTTGTGACATTTTTATGTGAAGCTAGAGTAcagcatttctcctttttcagttaaatatttttcattaacCTTCTCTAAGAATATTCGTGATTGGCACATGATGGTGCTGCCATCCATCCAGCATAGGTGCGGAGAGTTAATCTCCCgtatagataaaaataaattttaatttctgTCAAGACTTTAAAAAATTAATGCCTAGGATAGGTACTAAGCTCCGTTCATTTGCCATTTCAAAGTTTCCTTGTTCAAAATTATGTTTGGGAGCTGATCTTCTTATGTTTGTTTGAACGCCGTCTTCCCTTTTTTCAGTTTCTCTCAAATCACTTAACGGATGTTATGGAGGTATTAGCAAGTAGCAAATTATATTCCTTAGAGTTGGAAGAATTTTTTGTCATCATTATGTGGAGCATGTGACAAAGATCAATTTTGTGGAGTGTGTTGTTATTTTGTATGTATCATTATGTCTTAGCGAAATCAAAAGTTCAACAGAAGAATGGAGGCAATAAAGTCACCAAAGGATCAGTAATGAACATAATAAGGTAATATAAAGGATAAtcaatctgttttttttttcaagtacCCTTTTCTAAGATTGAAGAGCATGAAACAGAAGAAAACTAAGTTGGGTTTTTGGTTGGTGCTTGTGATTCTGATTGAAATTATGATTCAATTTACTAAGTAACAAGAATTTTCCATGATTGATTAATTCATTTCAAGTACTCTGTTTCAAGATAGAACAATAGAAACAGAAGTAATTGAAAGGGATAATTAAATGAGCATAAGTTTCTCATTTATTCATTTTTCCCAATTTATTTCCATATCGTACATACTGATGGAATTACTGTCACAATTGATGAATTATTTGTAATTATTATGTTTTATTAGTTAGAGCGGTCATGTATTACACTAAGTGCATTGGCTTTGTTTTATGGCTAAGTTATATAAAGCAACGGTTCATTGCATTCTTTATATGATTTAAGTTATATTAAATTGATCTTGAGACTAGCTGCTCCCTGATGACATATTTGCGTTTATTGGCATGTCAATGGTGTATCTTTCTCAGGGCTCATACTTACATCATAAAGAGCTTAAAGCTGCCCAAGGTGTAAAAATTTCTGCACAGGTATAGTTGGATTGTAGCACAGATCTGCATTTCTTTTATTTCAGCAACTTCATTTGAGTAATCCATTCTCTCTCAGGGCCTTGAGCATGCCATTGCTGGCACTTCCCTTTATGTGGTAAAACCTGAGGATGATTTGGAAGATTTGAAGAGAACTGTAATGCAGGATGTGGAAAAGGTCATGAGCCGAATTGACAAGAGTGGGGAAGGTGTTTACGTGCAGGCCTCAACTCTTGGGTCATTGGAAGCACTTACAGAGTTCTTGAGAAGCCCAGCTGTGAACATTCCATTTTGTGATTTTAGTATAGGTCCAGTACACAAGAAGGATGTAATGAAAGCCAGTGTCATGCTTGAGAGGAAGAAAGAGTATGCAACCATCCTAGCATTTGATGTCAAAGTGATGCCTGATGCTCGAGAACTTGCAGATGAGACCGGTGTTAGAATCTTTGTTGCAGACATCATATATCATCTGTTTGATCAGTTCAAGGCTTACATTGACAATctaaaggaagagaagaagaaggaaagtgCTGAAGAGGCAGTTTTCCCTAGTGTTCTGAAGATTATGCCAAACTGCATATTCAACAAGAAGGACCCAATTGTACTGGGTGTGGATATTCTTGAAGGCATTTTGAAGGTAATTTAATAAGCTATCCTTTTTCAACCTGTTCAAAGTTAATGCTATTGGAAGTAATTTCTCAACTGATATCTGCAATTTCATTTCCAAAGAGACGTCATCTAAGCAATTGTTAGTACAAGTGAAATAAGTTTGTCTTGATCTTTGGCCTAAGAAATCAGGAGCTCCCTGTTTGGTGTTATTTTTGTTTTGGTCTTTCTATAAATACAACTAAGCAATTTTTTCGAACTAATATGTGTATCTTTATTCTGAAGGGAAGTTAGTTGTAGTCTTTGCGATAAGTGAAGtaaatcttgattctttgattCTGGCCTCAATAATTAAAGGCCCTGTTTGACATCATTTTTGTTATCAGTGTTTTTATGAAGCAACAATTAAAACTACTGCATTCATTTTGTGTTTCATTGACAACAATATGTTTGCTGGTGGTAACTTACCACTTGGAAGCAGTTGGTCATGGAACTTGCAGGGACCAGAGGCTGGTCATGCAATTAAAGTTAATGGTTTCTTTTCTAAATGTTGGAAGCGTATGTGTTTCCGCAATTGAAGTGTTATTAGAATATATTTATCAAATGTCTTTGGCATTTATACATTGAGCTTTTTAAACAGACTAATTCCGAATTTGAGATTAATTAACATGACCTTTACCCTTTCGTGTAGCTTGAAAGTGCTTTTTCTGTGTAAAAGTGTGATATCTCGTTTGCTTATAGCTGTACGCTATTTCAGGTTGGTACTCCTATTTGTATACCTTCAAGAGAATTCATAGATATAGGGAAAATTGCATCAATTGAGATCAATCATAAGCAAGTTGACGTTGCCACTAAAGGACAGAAGGTGGCTATAAAGGTGCCGCTGATATTTCATATTTCAAATttgccttttttttccttttttacttcTCCGACAGATCTCTTGGAGCCTCATCAACTCTTTTCTGTTCTTACAGATAGTTGCCAGCAGTCCCGAAGAACAACAGAAGATGTATGGCAGGCATTTTGATATTGACGATGAGCTTGTCAGTCATATCTCGAGGAGATCAATCGACATACTGAAATCAAACTATAGGGTAAGAATTACTTAATTCGATTGTTATATGCTAGTTCATGACTCTTCTTTTCACCTGTAATTGGTGAAAGGAGGGGTCGTCGTCCTACAAGTTTTAGTTGATGATCATGTGGTGCGTAGGGTTTACTTTGTGTTGCTACAGCTTGAGTTCTTTGTTGTAAGCAATGGATTCCTAGGAAAATCACACCCAAGAGTAATATTCTTATATATTATATCTAATTCACTGAATTTGATGCCGCAGGATGATTTGTCAATCGAAGAGTGGAGACTCGTCGTGAGGCTGAAGTCAATTTTCAAGATACCCTGATTAGTGAAGGGCGTGATTTTTTGTCCTGAGACCTAGACGAGTGAAATCTGCAGCCTCATTGGCCAGCAGAACTGGCGAGATCTGGTTTGATGAAAGGGAAAGAATTGAGCAATACAGTGGTGGGGGCAGGATATTACTGGTCAGCCTTGGTGAAACTGGAGGTAACTCGATGGAGGTTTCTGATCACTGTTTTGTTTTGAAAGATCATTTATTCTTGTTGCTTTTGCCCCTACGATGATGGTCTTCCAAATCTGTTGTTGTGCGTTTGTGCAGCTGCATAGGAGGTAAAAGATTTTGGTATATCCCTCGTTTtagcatcattattattattattattattattattattcattgagTTAAAATTGTGTTTTCCAGAGATAAATGTTTGGGTCGGAGTTGTTCTCCCAATAAcacttatcaattctttaaactgATAGTGCATTTCATCGAGATTTAGCGCTTGTTGATTGGAAATATATAGATGCTGGATTCCGAACAAACATCAAAACGATGGAGATTTGATcattgatgaatattttaaaacatgacatcacatgcgtagagtTGATGGGAAACGTACTTTTGTATTCTCAGACACGTAATGATAGGTTTCATGCACAAGCAACATAGGAAATGAATATTAAGTACATTTTTGGCAGAGCAGAGCTGTTGATAACGATTCCCTTCACAAATAACTTTGGTAGGAAATATTTTGGAGACACATAGCTACAGCTATAGTTTACATATCATTTGGACAAAGGCCAACTCATAGATATATAACCTGTGGAATGAGAAACAGACCCTGTGcatcccaccccccccccccctcaataGCAGCAGCCCAGAGTCGTGCAGTAAAAGGGTTTATCTTCAAAACTACACCTCACACATGtacataaaataattaaaaaaacaacAAATCATAGCCAAATATTACTTTCTGCCTACCACCCTGTTTCACCAGCTGATCTGATGGGCCTCCAATGATTTCATATTCACATTGACTATGAAGAGGCTGAACTTTATGCACAGGTACCTCAAATTAGCTGCAGCATTGGAGGAGGACTACTCCTTTCTCTGTGCCAAAAATGCAAAGCCTGAGTTCTGACGAATCAAAGCAGGCGGATCAACATCTGCTATATCTATCTCTGTCATTGACTTGGAGATGTCATCCACCGTAAACGGGATGCTGCAACAGAAAATGATAACATAAATCCAGTTCATGACTTTTAAAACCTGGCACCCAGAAAATCTTTCACTTCAACTTACCTGGAATCATCATCCAACAAGAATGAACTACCGGCAGCACTGTTCGAGTCCTCGGTCATCATCACTCTCATACTCAAAATAACCTATAAAACAAGAGGTAAACCTATATATTTATCGTATACAAAAAGACTGAGACTTTGATTAGATTGAATGATTATCAATTTCTCAGTAGATATAAATGGGCCCTTCATTAGCAGAAGATGGGTGGGATGccaatgaattttctttttttttttccctcgagACAGAAACATTTTACTGTAATGCATCTTTGCCCACCATTGAGCTCTGAAGGGCATTGTCACAGCCCACACCAAGAGCCACCAAATACATTTAGGCTTTCCTGCACCTTTGCTGGCACCACTAATCCAAGTTGATGTGTCTTTGTTAACAGGTGCAAATATACATCTCCTGTGGGCACGTTTACACCGTATTGAATGGTTCTCTCACTTTGCTCAGGATAGAATCTCATAAATGTAAATATGCATGACTTAACCGCCATGcttgatgaataaaaaattgaaCTTTCTGAAAGAATTTAAGATATTTGAAAAAGTCAAGTGTAACCAAGGATACCTCTGATGAAACACTGTGTGTACCATATTTGTCGTCCCAGTACATCGTACTGATCCTGTATAATTGCTGTATGCTAAGAACCTGAAAATCGAATAAGAAAGTCAGTACAAGTATGGAAacgaaatataaataaatacagtTTCACGAGTATTGGTCCCAACTGGGCATAGGTCATGAGTTATCTCCTTCAACGTCTTCTTTGGCTTCTGATGTAAAACCTGAGTTGTTAGATTTTTTGTAAgatgaactcttgaagaaaagttATTTGAATATTAAAGACATTGTTGAATGTTATAATGCTGCTTGTTAACAACGTACTAGGAACCCAACAGCCTGCCTGATATGCTTCAACTCATCCCAGGCAGAACCTGCATACTGCATGTAAAAGGATATTTTAGCTGAAAGGCATCAGGATTCAGGAATATTATCTCTTATATGAAAGATGGTCACCTCTTCGGTTGCACCATAACACCAACGTTCTAATTCAGCCAGTCCTGCTTTGACATATTCTCCATTGCTAAATGAACAGCACTCGCGCCTCAGAAGAAGGCTACAAAAAGGAAAATTACTCGTATTCCTTTCTGCAGTGGAAATATGATGACAGAGGATAGCagcatgaaattttatagtggaaTTCAGTATGTACCTGTTAAATAGTTGAACATTGATAAATGAAAATGTTTGGGTGAACACCTTGCGAACTAGGAAAGAtggcacctaaaaagaaaaaaaatgttaagGGTCTTAGACTTAAACACATGCTAAAAGAGAATTTTCTATATGTCAACCACCACTAATAAACATTACATAATTAGCCTTCAGTGTTTTTAAGTAGCTGGTTAAGATTTTCACAATGCTTTGCCAGTGTGCAATCAGAGCTTGTTGGGCCATGGCATTTGCTTGAGAACGTGTTCCTTTTACTAAGCTTGCACGGGATGTTCTTGGGGCCTGCATATTTTGCATCATTGACAAAACTCTAAAATAGAAATTTGTATAAGAacaaaaataatcaaatcatGTGGAATATAAAAGCACAGCAATCATTGTATGTCTTGAAATACTTTAGGAGTGCTCACATGAACTGCTAACAGTACCTGGATGCACAAACCAAGAAGTGGAGATATCTCTTTCtttaaattgtctcttatcattccatAAATTTTCTCAAGGAATGCAGTAAGTTGTTGCTTGAAAAGCAAAGCTGGATATTTAGCTTCAACTTGCCGCAAGTCACTTAATCCACCAACCAAGCGATTATTGAAAAAAGGAAGCCCAGCACTCTGCGGTGAAGCGCGAATCCCCTTGAAATAGTTAAGTAAAACAAATAAGCTATACAGAGAGACCAAACGAAGATCATAAGAGTTTTTTATGGCAACATGTCACTATGAAACTACAAAGGTGTTGCAGTTTTACTTGAGGCATCCTCCCAAATAAAGAAGCTGATGTTCTTCGCCTCTGTGGAGTAAAACTGCCTGCCCCGCTTGCCTTTAGTGTTCGTTGGAGGAGCAACAACAGTGTGGATGTGTTGGACAACCAGTAGGATAATACATCAGTGTTATCCTGAGACTTCAGTCAAAAACAGCAATACTTGGTAAGAGAAATAAATAGCAATGATAAGAAATCATGA includes:
- the LOC103984702 gene encoding eukaryotic translation initiation factor 5B gives rise to the protein MGRKKTVTIDDDEYSFPEDPQQPPTTTQEPEMETRAASSSKKSKKGDKNQRSAAAVADNEPPVEDPEKPSSAGAADPSQEDNDDAVPLVFSGKKKSSKSKKSNAGKSGYAARNTFGDDVDDEEPEPKPRSEVKPEMDNHVEDEFDESRGLNGDTDSRKQQKKKKKKGGRTTLEEEEDLDKLLAEIGEAPALASAQALPPPTPVEEEAEADEIKDTDLEPNRQANGTEEAASKKQQKKKKKKSGRTAQEEEDLDKILADLGEGPSPPVETAAAPLQPAAIVEQSAPLPGEQPGAESKDGDAEGESAAAKKKKKKKEKEKEKKAAAAAAAAAPAVVEVKQEKKEDVKGKIPDKKLPKHVREMQEALARRKEAEERKKREEEERLRKEEEERKRLEELERLAEEAKRRKKEREKEKLLKKKQEGKLLTAKQKDEQRRLEAMRKQFLAQSEVPVGDAGKEIKKRPKYEARKSKPAQSKVVETEKVPENEQAVDEPGTEQAGEDVTVEEESHSQIGDDEDNVEVNQELKDVKAMDEDEDDEEWDAKSWDDLDVTLPATSPFAEEDQDIKAKPVVKRTTERSVSAPVEPQVNSSAPANPAVKKVVAPRTSWNADNKEVEHESEPVTNMRRGKAAIIKEEATAVEDKSKKSGPDLRSPICCILGHVDTGKTKLLDCIRRTNVQEGEAGGITQQIGATYFPTENIRERTRELKADATLKVPGLLVIDTPGHESFTNLRSRGSSLCDIAILVVDIMHGLEQQTIESLNLLKNRNAEFIVALNKVDRLYGWKSSPNAPIVKALKQQSNDVKNEFNMRLTQIITQFKEQGLNTALYYKNKEMGETFNIVPTSAISGEGIPDLLLLLVQWAQKTMEEKLTYIDEVQCTVLEVKVIEGLGTTIDVVLVNGVLHEGDQIVVCGMQGPIVTNIRALLTPHPMKELRVKGSYLHHKELKAAQGVKISAQGLEHAIAGTSLYVVKPEDDLEDLKRTVMQDVEKVMSRIDKSGEGVYVQASTLGSLEALTEFLRSPAVNIPFCDFSIGPVHKKDVMKASVMLERKKEYATILAFDVKVMPDARELADETGVRIFVADIIYHLFDQFKAYIDNLKEEKKKESAEEAVFPSVLKIMPNCIFNKKDPIVLGVDILEGILKVGTPICIPSREFIDIGKIASIEINHKQVDVATKGQKVAIKIVASSPEEQQKMYGRHFDIDDELVSHISRRSIDILKSNYRDDLSIEEWRLVVRLKSIFKIP